A region of the Ovis canadensis isolate MfBH-ARS-UI-01 breed Bighorn chromosome 22, ARS-UI_OviCan_v2, whole genome shotgun sequence genome:
TTGCAGCTTCCCTTTTTCAAATATTCATAAGCATAATGAACGGCAGCAGCAGCTCGATCTAAAGCAGATGTCCTGTGCTTTGGACTTAGAACCAGTCTTTCCCTCCAGGGCCAGGCACTGGTTGGGGAATCAGGTTGGTTTTCCCCCCTCCAATTCTTTGGATTCTCCTGGATTCAGAAGGAAGTTGGCGCCGGAGGGTGGATGTGGGAGGACAcagaggagggggcgggggtaTCCCAAATGGCAGAAACTGGCGCGGAAGGAGAGCTGTCAGAGGCCTCTTGGGAGCCGGGTGCCCAGCTCAGGAGCCCCGGCGCCTAATGCGCGTGAGTCCATAAATATCACCACAATAGatactataaatataaatacagggAAACACTTCAAATCAGTCCAGCGCTTTTTTCTCGGCCCCTTCTTTATTGTTGGTCCGGGAATAAGGTTCGAAGGCCGAGGAACTCAGGTATCGGGCGGAGAGTTCTTGTAAATTCCCGGCCAGCGAACCGGCCATTGTCAACGGGGCGGAGGAAAGACGGCTGGCGACGGAGCCGAGCAGCGAGGGCACGGGCAGGCTGAAGAGGCCGTGGCCGGCGGCCGGTGCGCCCGCGTGCAGTCCCCCGGGCCCAGTGGGCCCCGGGCCCGGAGCGCCGCCCACGGCTGGCGGGTGCGGGGATGCGGCGCCGGCAGGACccggggcggcggcggctgcggcggcggccGAGCCCGCGGCGGCGCCCGCGCCCAGGGCCGGTAGACTGGGCCCGCGGAGCGCGGAGCCGAGCGCGCCCGTGGCGCAGGGCGGCAGCAGCGCTGGCAGGCCTGGCGGCGACAGCAGGCGGCCCTGCTCCAGGAGCCGCAGCACGCTGCACGTGGCCGCGGTCTCCGACACCACCGAACGCAGCTCCGAGTCCTTGCCCTGGTCCTTCTTCTGCTTCGTGCGCCGGTTCTGGAACCAGACCTTCACCTGCGCGCCGGCCCcggggagggtgggagagagggagacGAGCGTCAAGGGGAGCGAGCTCCCGGGGCACAAGGGCTCCAGGAAGGGGGTCTTCCCCCAACTCCAGCCAAATCCCCGATCCCAACCCCAAGCTGGAGCCGGAGAAGTCGGGCCCGGAAGCAGCGGGGCAAGGGCGGCGGGAGTTGGGGGCCTGGGGGGACAAGGGCTGCCAAGAGGGGAACACAGCTCCCATAGGCTGCGTTTCCGGGTGGGTCACGGAAGCAGGCCTAGGCCGACCTCGGTTacaaacaacaaagaaataaaaatgcccaTGACCCTAACTGGGAAGATCAGAAGTTACTTCACTGGGCCACCGCACTACTCGCAGGGGGACTGTAGATCATTGCTGCGTAAAGGCCCGTTTTTCCAGGAGGTGTAAGGCCTAAAGGGAAGTAGGAAGTGAGCGTGCATGGGAAGGAGTATTGCCCTGCCTTTCAGGACCCAAACCCCTGGCCATAACCGGCTCGAATTTAGCCCTAGCAGCACTAATTCTGTTGAAGGCTGCAAGAGGCTATTTCTTGCTTTTTAGGGTCAGATGGACTATCAACTAATAGCAAGCAGGGAAGATGGCTACACATAGAATCTGTGCAGGATGCATTTTATAAGCCAAGctttctccacctcctcaccAGCCGCTGGACTGGAGGGTCTGAGTGATGTCCTCAATTTATAACCTAACTCTGCTGCTCTCTctcatggactttggagtcatggGAGGAAGTCAGGAGGCTGGGGTAGACTAAGTCCTCTCCATCAATCTCCACTCTTACTTCCTCGTCTCACTCTGTCCCTCTTCAGGCCTAACTGGTGGCCCAGAATGGCATTTGGCAGCTCTGGGAAAGGTTATTCTGTCCAGATTTTGTAAACTAAGAGGATGGTAGCACAAAGACTAGGGGTAAAGCTACATGCCAACTCCAATTCAAAATGGATAGCCAGTATGCTCTGTCCTTGGGTCTCAGCTCTGCCCAGATCCTATATCTAAAATGTTCCCCATCTGTTTCACAGCTGGACACGGTAAAAGGGACTGGTCCTCAGAAAGAAATACGCCTTACCTAGGCCAAGCTGAAGCCATGCCCTGGGCAGGTCCTAAATGACCTCCACAAAGCAAAGCTCTTGGGCCCCAAAGACCTCTTGGGCCCAAAGTCCCAGTAGAATATGAATTTTGAGTAAAGGAGAAGACCTACAGCACAATTGTCATTGCTGGCTCCCACGGGCCCAGATTTGGTTCCTATATCATACCTCACACATCACTGGCACTGAAGGTGCCCAgagtggatgcttggggctgggaatggggctggggctgggaatggggctggggctggggctgggaatggggctggggctggggctgggaatgGGGCTGAGTCCAGTTCAAGGCCAGGAAAAGAATTAAGGATCAGGACAGCCTGGTAGGCAAAAGCAGATCTCCAGAATGTGAACCTTTTTAATCCCTGGTTGTCACCCACCGTTCTGAAACAGGGGTCTTTGGTCCTAGCCCCATTCTTGCTGAGTGAGCCTGGGTGCTAGGGAAGGTTACCATCTCGAGAGAGGGTGGTGCCAGGAAATCTGGCCAAAATGGGGTGGCCAAAACAGGGGCAAATATAGAAGAGGAGAAGGCAAGCAGGGAATTCTCAAGACTAGGGtctaaaaagaaaccaaaaggacAGGGTTTGGGGTCCTCCTGAGCTAGGCCAAGGTGGGCAGAACATGGGCCTGGAAGATGTGGGATGTAGGGGGAAAGGGATGGCTTAACGAAGGGAGAAAGCCTTCAGCCCTTCTTTTCCATCCTCCCCAATTCCTCTGCCTCTCGTGGGAGGCTCGGTCCAGAGTCAAGCTAGGTGTTCAGGAAGAGCTGCTAGAGCTGGCTGGGGCTGACGGGGAGGGAAGctgatgcagagagctgtgtGCGGCCTGGTCTCTGAATACCTGCGTCTCCGAGAGGTTGAGCTGCCGGGCGAGCTCCGTTCTCTCTCGGCCCACCACGTACTGGCAGCGCTGGAACTCCATCTCCAGGCGGTAGAGCTGCTCGGCGGTGAAGGACGTGCGTGTCCTCTTGGGCCTATCCAGGTCCAGGCCTTTGGGGAGGATGATCTCTCGGATGGACCCCTTGGCATCTGGGGAAGGGAAGATGTCAAGCATCAGAACCCACCCTCCTGGTTTCCTCCACCTCCCCAAGCCGGAGCTGGCTTCTGAACCACAGTCCGGAGGtggatggtgggggtggtgggagtaGTGGGGGTGCAGCCACAGCCAGGAAGCAAGGACCCTGTTGTGTGTTTGGGGGGTGAGGGGACTAACTCCACATAGCTGATGGGAGGGGGAATCGGTGTTGACCTTTGTAGAGCCCTCCGGACAGGGGAGAAAAAACAAGTGGGCTGACGTTCCTTTTAGCCTGGGAGCCTCGGATGCATGGACAGGATCCCCTGTAGTTTGAGGGTCCCCGCACTGACCAGCCCAGGTCCTGCCAGCCCCAGCTCTAGAGCAGGCTGACCAGACCGTGCTCCAGCggtccccacccccatcccgggGTCTCCTTCCCTCCCGGAGCCAGGCGGCGGAAGGAGGAGGGACCGAGTGGGAGCCTGCAGGGCCTGGCGATCGGTTGGCGGAGGCGGCGCCCGGCTAGGGCCGGAGCCGGTCCTCCCCACCGCCACCGCCGGAGCCGAGCGCACCCCGCGCAGCAGAGCGGGGTCGAGCCCAGCACTAAAACAGCATCCGCGGCCCGGCAAGCCCGCCTGGCTGCTTCtcccagcggcggcggcggcggccagcCTGGAGCACGGCGCCGGGCCCCCTTGGCCCAGAGCGCCAACTGGCCGGGCCATTCCTGACGGTCCGCGGCTCTTCTCCAGCGCCCGCGTCCCCTTGGGTGCGCTCGACTCGCAGGGCGCGGAAGCCCCCAAGCAGGCTCCCCGGAGTTCCTCGGATCCGCCGGACGCAAACACGTCCTGCAGAGTTTCCTGCTACCTTCCCGGGTCGGAGGCCGCAGCCTGGAGCCTAGGCCCGCCCGCCCAGTCCCTCGGCTCTCCCCCGGCAGCCCAGCCGGCGGGGCCCCTCTAGGCTTGGAGGGATCGAGGCTCCTGGAGAGCGTGCGTCCCAGGTGGGAGTCCCTAGCGGCGGGCGGGACCCCGGCCGGGGGAGGGCCAGCAACTTTCACCTAAGTCCCGGGCGGCAGACCCACCCCGCCGGCCGGGGTAGGTGGCGGCGTGCCTCTCGGGTCTCGGAGTCGCCCCTAAAGAACGCCCCCCGCAGCAGCCCTGCCCCGTTCCTACCTCGGACCAGGATCCGGCGACAGTAATCCGGGTCAGCTGCTGAATTGGCTTTACTTTTGTTACAGTCTTCCGGGGCGCCCGACGCAGCGAAGGCGCCCTGCGGCTCCTTGAGGAAGGCGGCGGGGAGGTTCCCCTCCGCGCCCTTGCTCTCCCGGCTCTCCTTGTGCGCGTTCTTGGAGACCCGGGCGGCCTCTGTGTCCGAGTGGCACCGAACGTCCATTTTGTCTGGTTTCCCGAACATAGGAGAGGCACGGgcaacaacgacaacaaaaaaaaggcgagaaaaaaaaaaaaacaaaaacagggggACCAAAACCCCTACAATACAGCCCTTAAGCCCGGCCCGGAGAGAGGCAAGCGGCCCGAATGAATGTCCCCGCGGGGCGGCCGCGGGCGGGTCAGCGGCGACCGCCGAGTGGCGCGCTCGCCGAGAGGCGGCGAGTCTGGTCCAGGATCCCGGCGGAGCAGCGGCGAGGCCGCCTCGTCAGCGCCCGCGTCTTCTGAGCACGTCCAGTGTCCCCAGCTTGGCGATCAGGTAGCGAGCGGCGCAACTCCGAGTTGCTGTGGCTCCCGCCTATTACTGAGACGCGGAGCTGCAGTTGTCCGACACCCGGGGGGGACGCGCACTCGCTGTTGCAATTGATTACGGGTAATTTCGCAGCCCCCACGTTTCGGTTACCTCATGAATACACTAAATTGTTTGGATAATATATCAGATCGTAATGGATGGTTTCTGTCCTTGTCCCCAATCAAGTAGGGGTTTAGCCAGTGAATAAACGGAAATGATTGGTCTTGCTTTCAGGAAACACACAATCAAAGACCCATACTTCCAGAAAAACTTTTGACAAGATTCATCCTGAATTGTTAGTACCATTAGCAGGCATTATTAACTTTCCCTTTGCCTTTGACCCTCCTGCTCACATACCGGCTAGAGGGGCTTTCTCCACACTCGACAGAGAGCTGaatgggggggggcggggggaggagaaACAAAACCCCTTACACACCCTCAGCAGAAGAAAGCAGTCGTCTctaggaggggggaaaaaaagaaagggggaaaagaaaaagttttcccCAAAAGTATCTCCCCCACACTCTAAAAAGCCAAGCTTTCCTCCCAAACAACTCCTTAACACACCTCGACGCCGACAGCCATCTTAAACTGCCACCTCTCTTCATTTAGTTCCAGTCGGATTTTTTCATGCCTGCACCTCCAACAGCCCTGAGGCAGCCCATTCAAAGGGCAGCTTTGTACTCAGAGTCCAgcaggagagagggggagagggagagagagccgCGAAAATCTCAACTGTGAGATCTGcttcaaaaaaaaagttttcccctAGCTATTTCATTGTCTCTGCTACAATATCTTTGAGAAAAGCAACAGCCAGTAATCCAATAAGAGCATTGATTAGGCCACAATGATTCAATTCAAGCGCATGGCCTTGTGCAAGGAGCATGCTCCAGCCCTTCTCGTCACCTTGCCGGGGCAGAAGCCCTCTCCACGCCGCTCTCCCCATTCATTCCTTTATGGGAAATACGGAGCAAAAGGAGTGAAAGATGGCAATTATCTAATTGGACTATTAACAAACAGTCCTCTGAGTGCGGCGGTCTGGCGTGGCTCCTGGGCGGGGGAAGGGCCGTGTTCCTGCCCTCATTCACAAAGAGTGCAGGGGCCGGGGAGGAAAGGGGGTTTTTTAAAGGGAGTGGGGCGGgggggagaggagaggtgggAGGTTTGGCTGAGAAATTTTCCACACAATTCCTAGAATGGGGGCGGAGGCAggcgggcgggggggcggggaaggggagggggctggggagggggctggggcgggggtcaCGGCGAGCgggtgggagagggggaaggCAGGGGTGCGAGTGTGTGCCGTGGGCTCGGCGGGGCTCGGGCTGACAGCGAGGCGGGCTCTGCCCGCTCCAGCCTCCCGCCGCCACGGTCGCCGCCCAGCCGGACTCTGGCTAAAGTCGGGGGCGGGGATGGCGAGGGGCCCGGAGCCCGGACCTTCGCTCTCTccgcaccacccccacccccggccccttCGTCCCCCAGACCCTCTGGCCCCCAGGGAGAATTCACGCTCTGTCCGATTccgacagcctcctctgtccccggaGGCAGACCCTGggcttttactttatttcattagTTGGGGGTTGTGTGTacgagtgtctgtgtgtgtgtgtgtgtgtgtgtgtgtacgcgcgaTTGTCCCGAGCTCCTCTCCGCGGGGCGGCTGGTTTCCCGGGTCCCCAGCCGACCGGTGGCCCGTCGGTCCCCTTCTGCACCGGCGCGACCCTCCACACTCGACACCAGCCCGGCTTCAGGTGGACGGTGCCTTCGAGTCCGCGTCTCGCGGGTGGCCTGGTAGAGGCGGGTGGGCGtggagagaggggagaagggtCCTTGCGGCGGCCCCGTCCTGAAGACGCAGAGCAGGCTTGAGACAAAAATCCAGCTAACCTTCCAGGGACCTGCGGCAACGCTCAGTAAACCCCTGTGTTGGCCCTCCGAGACCTCCCGAGGGCTTCGCTCCCTAGCGGGCCGAGCCGACGCGGGGCGCCGCGGCCGGGACTTGGCGGTTCCGGGATCTGGGTTCTCCTGATGAGGATTCGGGCGGTGGATGGGGTCCTTGTTTTCCTGAAGAGCTCAACCAGTCAATTCTTGAGGCCTCTGCGGGCTGGGAGATGGTGTGGTCCCAATCCCTGCCTACCCGCCCTTCCCCGCCACGGGGGGTGGGCCTCGAACCCTCCGGCTCCTGGCTCTAGGCAGAGTTTCCCACCCCGACCGCTCTGGGTCCCTTGCTCCAGAGGATTAGGGGCCTTTTTCCCTCAGGAAACCTCGGGGCAGCGGAGAGTCAAGATCGCAGGGACCCTCCCCGGCCACACCCACTTCCAAAGCCCGCAAAAACCTTGTCAAAAGCCCAGAGGGAaatctttaaaactaaaaatgccCTACCCGTCACCTCTTAACTTCCCCGGTGGCTAagacggtaaagagtctacctgcaatgcgagtgtcccaggtttgatccctggtttgggaaaacccaccggagaagggaatgactatccactccagtattcttgcctggagaattccatagaccaaggagcctggcgggctagagtccatgggatcacaaagagtcttacacgactgagcaattacaCAATACCACCCCTCTTATTTTAGGTCTAGGAGGTTGAACTGGCAAAGGGACAGAACTACTGCCGGTAGTAAGGGCACCACGGTGGGTGTCCCAGGGTGGTGGTCCCCGAGATCCATGGCCACATTTCCCTAGCACCAAAGAATACACCCAACTGTAGCCAAGTCACAGCTTGAAGTTGGGCCTCAGACAGTCTTCCCCTCCTTCTTCTTGTAGGGGATAAAAGTGGCTATTCATTGAGCAGTCACTTACCGACCAGGtgcataaattaatttttttaaccttcccATCAGAGAGACAATAATATGCCTGCTTTGAGTTTTCAAAATCTGCCAGTGATGGTGAGGTACAGTGCAAGGACCTTCATGTTAATGCCTGATATCCTGAGTATTAGGCATCAATTTTCATGAATTTTATACTGATTGCATAAAATACAAATGCAAACATGAAATCCTTGTTTCTGATAATGCTGTTTGTTTCTAACCATGAACATTTCTTAGTAGTCCATCACTCTCCTACATCAAGCTGCCCTGGATTGAATGAAATGTAGTTTtattggctcagaacctactgaATGAACATCTGAGAGCAGGGTCCTAGAATGCACATTTCTAGTTGCCTCCCCAGGGAAACTTTCCACAAGTTAAAGTTGGAGAACTACACCTTTTAAAGTTAGCTTAAGTTGGGAGACTCTGCTAAGCTTCTTGAGAACAGGGTTTTCCCCCTCCCCCTTATTGGAAATGTAATACTTAttgggaaagggaagaaaatgggGGTATTCTGGGAAAATAACCAATTTAAATTAAGCAGCCAGTTACCAAGAGTCCAGGGTTGCTACTAAATCATATAGGGCTTCTCTCCACAGCTTCAAGGACAAACCCTTAACTACTGGCCCTAGCCATGGCTCTGagctggcagctcagatggtgcTGTTGAATGATGCCCAGCTATGTTCCaagtccttggaaaaaaaaattcaataaagaaacaGTCAACCCATAAcctgttttttgctttttgttatgTATAGCACTTTTTTGTGACTGGATTAAAATTCTATGGGCATCCATCCAGAAAAACCATGACAGGTTTCTGAGAGAACACAGGGAGACAGAAGCCCTGGGATGGAAATTTCAGAAAAGCAGCTGCTGCTCCCAGAAAAACTAAAGCTGTGTGTCCATTGGCAACGGAAGGAGAGAATCCAGTCAATTATTTGGTTGATCTGAGACAAGCCTGTCTACACAACACATGAGGATGCAGGGCTGCCCCAGGTAAAAAGTGTTTTATTCTCTTGACTAAATGTGCCTCCCTCCTCAGTACCCTTCCTGCCCCCACATCACTGTCTGCAGGTGCAGACAGACCCAGAATAGAACTGTAGAGCTGGAAGAATTTTTAGAGATCATCTATTCCATAACCTTCATCTaacttgacagatgagaaaaatgagccTGGAAAGACAAAGTGACTTGTTAAGGATTAGGAAACTAGTTAGTGGGGCATCTGTGCTACAATCCTTGTCTCCTGACTTAAAACTGCACTCCCACCACCATCCAGACTGCCCAGAACCTGAACAAGATGAATGTGCTCTCTGGAATTGATGAAACAATGGCATTTAAATTAATTCCATCATCATCTGGGCCTTGGAGGTGCTTTTCATATTTCCTGCCTCCACCTTGTCACTGCAACAGAAAGCAGGATCAGAGGTACTACACATTGCTTCCTTTtcccatcttcatttttttatttcagaaagaagTAGGAGGGAAAAGCAAGCTGGCAGAAAAATCTGAGATCTTCTTAGGTTATGAGTGACTTAGGGATAGCATAACAATGTCTGAGACATCCTTTTAAAAAGAACTGCACCAGAGGAGATGATCCCACCAGAAATTAAGTTTCTGTAACAATAAATCAGAGTACCTGCTAATAATGACTAATTAAAAACAAGAACACCTATCAAAGTTGCAGTATCATCTAACTgtcattatcctcatttcacagaaagTAGTCagggcactgggcttccctggttgctcagtggtaaataatccacctgaaaagcaggagccataggagatgtgggtttgatccctgagtggggaagatcccctggaggagggcatggcaacccactccagtattcttgtctggagaatcccatggacagaggagccaggtgggtacaatctatagggtctcaaagagtcggacacaactgaaatgacttagcttgCATGCAGGCAGTCAGGGCACTGGAGAAGCAATTGAATTGAGAACTGGTGCTGAATATCCAAGGTGAAAAATACAGCCTTATATCCAGatatttcttccccattttagcTAAAGATAGAGTATTAGCCAAAAAGCAGAGAGTTAAGTTCTGAATTATTCTGACCACATTTCCAGCAAATATTCCCAGGAGACTCCATTTCTCAATTTTGTATTTTGTAACAAGAAACCAAGTTCTTTCAactactttatatattttgtaggtAGAAGCAACATACAATTTTTGAGTTGGAGGGGGTCTTAAATTTGTGTAATAAACAGGGTTCTCGGGTCAACCACGCTGTTAGATTCATATCTTCTTAGCTCTACTACTTACTAGGTATGTAGCTTTAGGCTGGTTAGTTTGCTACTCGGTAACTCAGCAGCCTGTCTGCACAGTGAGGTTAGCCCTAGTAcctatccacctgcaatgcaagagacctggatttgatccctgcattgggaagatcccctggaaatgtctacccactctagtattcttgcttacagaattccatggacagaggagccttgggagCCTTAGGAgccttaggctcctctgtccatgtggttgcaaagagtcagacatgactgagtgactagtacTTCCACATTTTCACGGTATCATGTGAGGCAGGGATGAGCCGTCCATGCTGAGCCCTGTCCAAATAACATAATCTTGAATAAAATTacagttgctgttgttttaaactGTGCCTTGGGTGGGTTTGTTATGCAGTAATTGGTAACAGAAATACCCATATTTTGgatgagaaactgaggttcagagaagttaagctaCTTGGTGTCACAAGTAGGCAGTGGTATAGCCTGGATTTAAACCCAGGGCCATCCTATACCCAAATTCATGACCTTGACCAATGAACTATGTTGTACTTCCTAGGAAATAACCAACttctaaataataatttatttatttttgtaatttctcTATTTCAGATCTTAAACACTGGACTAGTAAAAGACATAGCACATCACTCTAAACACCAAAGAGGATAAAAGTGTTAGAGCTAGAAATGGACGAATAATTGTGGCCTTTGCCAAGTTCTTCATCACTTCTTGTGAATTGTGTGGGGCTACTTCACTGGGATGTACCTCAGGGTGCAGAGCcctaaattacttaaaaaaataaagatacaaatgaacatattctgTTCTCACCTTTAGGAAATCAGAGACCCATTTGCACTTAGGGTGGTAAGCGGAGAATGACAACAGGTGCTCGCTGGCTGTGACATTCTCTAAGTGAAGCAttctgggagaaggaaaagaaaggttgattttattacattttctggGTCAGGGAGAACCTTGAGGTTTTCCAGGAAACCTGGCTTATAAATCTGTATCTTTCTAACAGGAGTACATTTGTGTTTCAAAGCATCTTTAAACCcatcattttctaaaatgtcttgGCTGCCTGAATAGCTGCTGGAGCCATTTATTCAACAAGCAGGTACTGACACCTACTCTGTGCAAATCTCTAAGAACTTCCTGTATCAGAACTGTAAAGTGTTTTTATTTCAATGTGCAGGAATGCTTGCCCAGGAGTCACTTATATTATAAACCTCACTCCCTCCAGAAGAGAGCCACaactggaaaagaaagaaggcaaagCCATGGAGTCGTTAAAAGGTGTGTATCAAAGAATGTAAATTACAACCTGGGTTCTTGGCTTACAGGAGACCTTCTCAGTCCCTCATTCAAAGCcaatttactttcattttagacCCAATTCTAACAAACCCAACTCCCCTATTTTCTAGTCTATAGACGATTAGAGGCAGCAAATGGGAAGGGAAAATACTGCTTGGAGAGAGTGAGAAAACAGACCAAGTAACTtcaaaaatatcacagactggggTGACTTTGCTTGGACACGAGTAACTACAACCTCAAGTGCTCTTGAGGGCATGAAAACAGTAGAATGTAACGTGACAATGGATATACAGGGAAATGACCCTCAAAAGAttaaattgtgtttttgtttaaGAGGGCAGAGAAGCACATGAAACCTCTgagaaacattttattataaaataaactcagaaaattACATACGTGTCACACTGTATTCATTTATATAAGGGAGAAATCACTGtaagtttgaaagaaaaaattatatcgGTATGAAAGCAGTGCAAGCACCGAGGACTTCCCTTCGTTCTTAACTTAAAGCTGACCGAGGTGAGAGCATTTACATAGGAAGACAGAATTGAGCATAGTTTTATTCCAAGATGTTTTGTGTTGATCTCTGCAACAGAGCCAAAGGAATCAAGAGAAGCGGCAAGATGAATTGActcgcccaaggtcacccagcaaaAATCATTAACCCAGACAAGCAAAGAGGACCCAAAGGGAGGGAGTGCCTGGTACAAGGTGGGCACTTAGTATttgcaaagagaggaaaagaaaatgaagggacTGTTGGCTGTTTTTGAGAGACGTTTGTTCTAAGAGTTTGCCAAGACTCTCAGCTGTGACAGAAGGAGAGAACTCAGGGGGGTCTCAGGGGGCTGTAACTGGCCTGGGACCCCAAGGTGACCCCAGAAGGAGACAGAAACACTCTCCAGGAATGAATTATGTAATGGTCAGAACTAACACACACCCAAAGAGCTGGAAAGGATGACATTTATAACCAGGAGATAT
Encoded here:
- the VAX1 gene encoding ventral anterior homeobox 1; this encodes MFGKPDKMDVRCHSDTEAARVSKNAHKESRESKGAEGNLPAAFLKEPQGAFAASGAPEDCNKSKANSAADPDYCRRILVRDAKGSIREIILPKGLDLDRPKRTRTSFTAEQLYRLEMEFQRCQYVVGRERTELARQLNLSETQVKVWFQNRRTKQKKDQGKDSELRSVVSETAATCSVLRLLEQGRLLSPPGLPALLPPCATGALGSALRGPSLPALGAGAAAGSAAAAAAAAPGPAGAASPHPPAVGGAPGPGPTGPGGLHAGAPAAGHGLFSLPVPSLLGSVASRLSSAPLTMAGSLAGNLQELSARYLSSSAFEPYSRTNNKEGAEKKALD